The Manihot esculenta cultivar AM560-2 chromosome 8, M.esculenta_v8, whole genome shotgun sequence genomic interval tcgtttactaaacgagcctaaaaattaagctcgagcttggctcgtttagaaatcgagtcgagctcggtcgagcttttatcgaatcgaacctcgaatagctcacgaacggTTTGGCTCATTTACACCCCTAAAAGTccataacaaattaaaataaagaaagaaataaggtgaaaattaaataaaatgaagaaatttCTCAAATCCTCAGATTTTGTTCAAGGTTTTGAATTCGTTCTGATCCGAGAATTATAAAAACAGAGGATTAAACTTTGTATTTtgattagaattaggtgaaaattttaaatttagttaaaattttttaatagaaaaataatgatatgaaaatttaaatttaaatctagcATATGAGCTTATCCgtctaaaaaggaaaagaagagtAGCAAAACGTTAGGgaaaattcaaataataattgTTAATTATCTTTTTGGGAAAATGGATGTCAATTGGTACCAGCAATATAAATTTTCTTGTGCTTCGTTGCTCCCTAGCCACCGTTGGCTTGGTTCCTCCCTTGTTTAGGCGTCCCCTAGCGTTGGGCTTTTTCTGAAATTGTTTGGTCTCTATCTGGCGTAACGAGGCTTATACAGATCCGGGTCGCATGTCAAGCTTGCTAGATTTTATTGATGGGCTTTCGGCCTTTTATATCTTACTAGGATATAATTGGTGGAGATATATGCTAGTTACCATATTTTTAGGCATGGAGAGCTCGTTTATATACTAAAACCTATATTTTCAATAAACAATTTAGCTTTTGAAAAATAAACCTAACAAAATTCAATGAAATATTACATAATATGATAATATAAGAGTAATTATATAGTGACGTCATAATTAAAGccacttttttttataatttataattggcTACAGGACATAAATATATTAGAAGAAAATTGTAAAATGGTATTAATTAAACGTGGCAATTAACACAGCTATAATTCAACATATCTCTTTGTCCCTTGGTACTTGGTTTCAAAATTGTCTGAGATTCCTAATGTACAAATTCTAAAACTGCATAATAAGCAATTAGCACTGGAAGCGACACTATCATGCCGAAGATAACTCTGCATTGAAACCAAAATAATAacaatcattattaataaaaattattttcaaatatttttttaattaatttgaaatttgtaATATTCCGCTGCTTATTTGTGGAAAAAAGTTTTATATCgataaattatcaattaaattaataatatataaattttagtttaatattattaaatatttttaattaattaaaaataaatttaaaaattatttggattAGTTTGGatttatctaaaatattaataattaagaagCTTACGCTGTGCTTAGCACCTCTGCATGCAATCCATATTCTTTTGCGAATATAAAGGATGTAATAGATTGTGGTAATGCTGCCTGTAACATAGTGGAAATAACAATAAATTGCAtagaattttataagaatttaattaaaatatttattttatttaaaataaaaaatttttgattatttttaatttaaaaaattaaaataaatgattgtATAAGAActcattttgatttttattttcttgcaaTATAAATAAAGGGGAAGATTACCTGAATAATAGCAACCCTTAAAACGTCACCGTGCAAACCAACAGCAATAGAGCCAATAGCCATGGCTGCAGGTCCAGCAATGAACCTTAGAACCATCCCTACAACAGTTAGTCCTGTCCCACAGGCAATTAACTTTTCTTGCAAAGCCATGAAGATCCCTGCACATATAAATCATTCTAATATTGGTTAAGcgaaaacaaaatttaaaataataggccaaatatattaagaaattaataattttgtagAGTCAGCTCACCCATGCTAAACATAGCAGTGCCTGTACCAGCCCTTGACATGATCAATATAGACCCCTCCATGATACTTGGCATTTCAAAATGCCACCTAAATATTCAAATCCATCATCAGAATAATAGAAAGCATGaaaattctgaaaaaaaaaataaataaatttatacataCCTTTTTGCTATAAAAGCCCAAACAAGACCAATGATACAGGCATATGAATTAGGATTCATAGCCATTTTCAACCACACCACCTTCATCAAAGCCCAGAAAGAAGGCTTTGCACTTTCCATTTTATGATCTACACTTCTACTTATCCCCTCCAAATCCTTGTCTAAATTTTCACCATTAGTATTAGAAGAAATATCAAGTCCTGTTCTTCTTATTtccaacacaaacaacaaaaTGGTAAGCCAAATTATGGCTTGAATGACAGATGATTGAACCACAAGATCAACTGCCATCTGCCCATACATGGCTTTCGCCAGAGGCACACCCACAACAAGAGAATTAGTTAACGTACATAAAGAGAAGCTTGTAATGGACCATGTGTAGCTTCCTTTGCTACTAAACTTAGCCCAGAAAGCAAGCACAACCACTATAATGAACTTAGATATAGCATCAGCACCAATGAATAGATAGTTCATGTTGAAAGGATCAACATGGGCTGTGAATTCGAAGGTGAAAAGAGGGAGAGTGAAGTAACAAACGAAACGATTCACAGCTCCACTCTGTTCAGGTGTGAATATTTTCCACCACCTTACTGACCCGTAACCTAACACCAGGGCCACGTACAAAGGCACCATGGCCACCACCACCTTATAAACATCTTCCCACCCTATCATTTTTCTATACGTCAACTCTCTTCAAAGAACGGAACCTAACCCTTCTCTATTTTGCTACTGTGGAGAAACTAGCTTGGTTGAGtatttatatgcatgtgcagGACGTCGTCGATCGAAGGCCATGCATTATttttctgcttttttttttttttttccttctttgatAGAGATGAGATGAGGTTGGTGGGTGTATACGATTCTATGCCTTGGATTGTTGAAGGGTGACCTAACAATTATTATATGGCTTCAAGGTGTGTGATGTTGCTTTCACAAATGGCCTATAGTTTTGTTGGAAAATTATATTCCTAAGGAATTCCTGCTAtactataatttaattatcatagGTTATTATTTATCCAGcttataatattttcataagaCAAATCAAAATATATCGTGCATTAAGTTCtgatattctgaaatttaaaaaaaataaaattttagagtgcgTGTACATTTATGCCACTGTGCTACAGTGCCAAATGTCTATCATGTAGAGACATACGTACGGGTGTATCTGTTTGTCCATTCTTCTCaggcgaccatttaattttCCTTTAGCGTGCGTGTTAAGGCCGCGACATAATTGGGCTTGCTCTCTTATTTTCTATCACATTAAACGGGTTAGGCTCCTTTTAGAAGATGTGAGTCTGCAATCAGCTTGACCTGCCCTAAGCGCGGGTTGAATAATGTGTTAATGGGTCGGTTTGATTAGTGGACTGTAATAAGTTTTGAACCTGTCTCTTTTAGAAACTCGACCTCAGTCCAAATATCAGAGATCCGGCGATCATCACATTCGAATTTCTTTATCCTTCACCTcctacttaaaattttattgaattttttttagtagTACGAGATAATGAGtggaattaattcaaaattgctattttagtaatatttattttatattataatacatTTTCatgctattttaaaatttatgaaatttttatggTGAGTGATGAAGCAAACGTTCTATTGAGAATAAGGAATACTATTATTCCACCTACCTTTGCAAATAGGATTACTGTTTTTTGGtgaaattattttgatttattctCTCCATTATTCGGAAGTGGAGTTTTCAGAGGCAGAAGCTGTGATTAATTCCTGGCCATATATAATTTTGAGAAAATGACATTTACACGTGCGAATTCAACGTCAACCAATTTCCACCATGCCTAAATATTTGGGAATACATATATAAAGGTGACATTATTTTGtaaaaagataatttatatatggaattttttaaaagaaaataatgtatTTTCTATTATATTTGATTGAAATGGTAAAGAATAAAGaatgtaattaaataaatttatacatagaaaatttaataatactaacaaattattttttaattaatttataaatttatactataatatttaataaacatatagaaTAAATTCCATGCATCATCAGATATGTAGAAATCCATCATATTCTTTCTGTAATAGCCGTTGATGGGATGTGAAATACTATAGCTGTGTGGCAATAGAATTTGATTTCAATTCTGTGGAGCTAGTTGATTGAGTTgatagggttttttttttttttttttttctgatttgaTAGTTAAAAGACTAATGGGTATTTTGTCTGTGTTTGGAATATGGAATTATcctgtaataataataataaggtaGATTGAAATAATATTATGTATGCATCAGATTCATGGTTGATTGAGAATCCCATTTCTGTCTTTGCAAAAGATAAATTGTTTTCAGTGTAGAGACAAGTAGCTTTtgcttctttattttttttttaattactatttagtgtttataaaaaaaaaatttgaaaaatatattaaaatatttttaatattttaaaacgtttattaataatttgaatGTGTTGTTGTTCCTTGCGTCTGCAATCTATCGTTCTAGggcgagcagtattcggtttaaactaaaaaaattgatcgaatcgaattaattttaaaatttggtttggttttttatttaattcgattcgatttaatttttaattttaaaaattttgattatttcagttcgattcgattttgataaaaaaaaaatcgaaaaaatcaaaccgaactgattagtgataataatatattattttcaataatatagaaaaattaaattatattacgattaaaatatgttaattaaattttaaaatattaaaaataaaagataaaaaataaaaaatttattaaaaattaaaatcgataaaaccgaatcgaatcaaaccgaatcaaatcaatttgatttaattcgatttttaactaaaaaaaaatattttttaaattttaatttagaaaaaaatatttttcaggtGAATTTTAAAACTactacatttaaaaaaaaaaaactgaatagAAATGcggtattaaaagaaaaaaaaataaattaaaaattaataccttaaagtattatatatatatatatatatatattaaagttaatttatattaggatctcttataatttaattcaaactctttaaataataaataattttatttttaaaattttattttattaataaaatatttattctcttaaatttattattagtttgtATGTAAAATCTAGattcttttaatatatattaagatattttatagcaattttatattaaatattttttgttatacaaatttataaattgtaatttttttaatttttaatttatattaaaatatttataatatttttttattaaataatttttctaaactCGAATTctaaatctctaaatttttaatttttaatttatattaacatattttattacagtcttatattaaatattttttcaattatattaaagtaataaattatttttataaaatttatataattttttaaaaatatattacatgaaataaaaaaaataaaatacaaacatttaaattaaattatttatattaacataataaaaataaaatactgaaataatttaatttttaaaattttattatgttaataaaataattatttcattaaaattcactataataatttaatcatttaaaatttattttttataataatttattttctatatttaaaaatagtatataaattttataaaagtaatttattattttgacaAAGTTGAAaagatatttaatataaaattatgttaaaatattttgatataaattaaaaattaataaatttagaaattaagaaaataatataaattttattaacttaatatatatatatatatatatatatatataaaatacctTACCtcatttacattattttttttaattttctttaagtATCGTgcagcattttttttttctttttacagtAAATTTTATggcactttaaattttaaaggtacagtaatttctaaatttattttaattaaaaaaataatttttttcaaaacagttataaattaattttttaaaaaatctttattAAGCAAAAAGCCGTTTTGTCTTGCCTGCTCAAATCAGCTactaattagataaaaaaaaatcagctaataaattttaaaaaataaactaatttatttatttatttaaaattttaaatatttatagatttaaaataatttatagtctATAAGAACTATTTGATTattataaactaattaaacaaaataaaaggaTATTTATCCATACTTCATGATCTCCCTCCTCTACTGCTTATACTAAGGATGCATTTGGCACACTTCTCTAATAGCTAGTCTATTTCTTCCTTGCAAAACATACCAATACCATAGAGCAGACACACATGCTCCATTATTGTTTTTCTTTGACAACTTTTTCATGGAAAGAGCAACTAGGCTAGCTATTTGTCTCAAGAACAAATTCCAATTTGGATGGTTCCCATCATTCCACATTTCTCTACCTCTAGTTAGATGGATCTACCAAATACCATTCTCTACATGATGAAGAGAGTGAAAattgaaaacccatttgcatATGCTTTCAAAtctatattttcatttaaaaagaaAGAGCAACAAAGAATCACATATGCAGTTGTAAGCCAGCAAAATGCATAACACTCATGAA includes:
- the LOC110620631 gene encoding auxin efflux carrier component 5; its protein translation is MIGWEDVYKVVVAMVPLYVALVLGYGSVRWWKIFTPEQSGAVNRFVCYFTLPLFTFEFTAHVDPFNMNYLFIGADAISKFIIVVVLAFWAKFSSKGSYTWSITSFSLCTLTNSLVVGVPLAKAMYGQMAVDLVVQSSVIQAIIWLTILLFVLEIRRTGLDISSNTNGENLDKDLEGISRSVDHKMESAKPSFWALMKVVWLKMAMNPNSYACIIGLVWAFIAKRWHFEMPSIMEGSILIMSRAGTGTAMFSMGIFMALQEKLIACGTGLTVVGMVLRFIAGPAAMAIGSIAVGLHGDVLRVAIIQAALPQSITSFIFAKEYGLHAEVLSTAVIFGMIVSLPVLIAYYAVLEFVH